In the Paenibacillus pabuli genome, one interval contains:
- a CDS encoding MerR family transcriptional regulator: protein MEFTIKQVAERTHLPPSTLRFYDRAGLMPLLKKTEYGTRRYSEMDICWLELVRCLKDSGMSLEDIKAFMLLCLEGSSTSEQRKIMLEQHRQNILKQMDTLNCSLGTIDYKLEHYNEIGIFHIDTK, encoded by the coding sequence TTGGAATTTACGATTAAACAAGTGGCGGAGCGCACCCATTTGCCGCCTTCCACTTTGCGTTTCTACGATAGAGCAGGTTTAATGCCTTTGCTGAAAAAGACGGAATACGGTACACGCAGATATTCCGAAATGGATATATGCTGGTTGGAGTTGGTCCGCTGCCTGAAGGACAGCGGCATGTCCTTGGAGGACATTAAAGCATTTATGCTGCTATGCCTGGAGGGCTCTTCCACCAGTGAACAGCGCAAGATTATGTTGGAGCAGCATCGGCAAAATATTCTGAAACAAATGGATACGCTGAACTGCAGTCTTGGCACGATTGACTATAAGCTGGAGCATTACAACGAAATTGGTATCTTTCACATCGACACCAAGTAG
- a CDS encoding S-layer homology domain-containing protein — protein sequence MNRRRILQRSIAIALLSSMILTTGMPFTSLPAVHAESLPQEDSQEQTQVTQAVNVQVDHTPADWIYEMQNYTVTTTVYGTDQPWTGRITYSVDGQMYAPVELVSAAQSPDTYAGDIPGETLVGSELNYAIDITDEVGNIIQSTGYSTAIRPSMSHMQQSSGPELLITEMVPDTTNLPNVSSDAYEFVEVYNNTDHDINFKDYYFFYNNKDNWKTEEDADIIIPARSPAVFWILNGSNNDLTAEQFNDNYGTALIEGERLFRIQGGGGMANGSARSLVIKNQMSESIVAAAYEPAQVKANMGIFFKYPAAGSMQMSVLENSGKVAATPGVIDPEQAVPPVVDEGSQTEIVHMVPTAALAIQDFEVKAQIKNLGTNADGTKPSVKLLYKTPSQQRFTVITMTNVNDTDEYIATIPASVLTEPELQYRIQAGNLDKPYSAQVQLGAFDPSKAPTLLITELVPNTANVPGTSTDAYEYIEVYNNTDQPVNFKNYSLYYRYPDKGPSADVEWGAVNPDFVIPAQQSVVFWIKNNLNTAYTVEEFNQFYQTNLIPNATLQSIQSDGMANSGRRALVIKTNTGKEISSAYYDADQTYEEGTKGDETKEDRAITYTYPVNGSTMMIKSSSGLQSPSPGGITPEQVPAVPIHMESDAVPPTVQDMTNMTEVDQSEGLELIVDARDNREVTSVEVFIRSDKQAEFTAHRLTEDYDDTMYHYKMTSADLIGRKTIEYYFVASDGINETRTETTSISVTGGVGDESLRLNVKDEDIIQGVHTIKGTSQTEGMDARLTIDGKALPEGETFAALEHDAYFVFEAVNVDYYFKNAVTMGPSELGDESILYTFMNPITSYTTLSFPIDSDRLLQGDNVIYIRAGSKTSPFDQRPEENKDDFEVKNVRLLLADGTEIWDPAYAEKEKQIKMGDSAGKNESIGFHFDLKPEHLTAKAYAWDTTRVPDGAHEVTVTDGAAQKRARVLVDNTAPDIKPTVEEGKTYRGNFVIDAEIKDAIAGVEMVSVKLDDNVITLPLRSSSGEIQGGKHVLNIQATDKVGNVSEKNVNFEVPDENPLPPELVAPKQNQTNVGSDANLTVKVQDPSNDAMDVTFYKGYKYDGSRAEGFTGYLNTSVTEPPKEMTPPGEKAMNAEDYKKIAALDGTYLVNDSVEQFPYQRFEVKLDPSVKNTDRVEIEWQGKSLEGRKVSLYAWSMSEQKWIQLDQVIAGSEDFELKAVVKAGDYENDHVIQVMVQDELTEQAVTTGYKPAPESQDPYDFSFVWMSDTQYYSQSYPQIYQNIVNWIAGQKENMNIKYVIHTGDVVDKADQEYQWIEADKNMKVLEDASIPYGVLAGNHDVGHQDNDYAKFQQYFGEDRFKNNQVFGGSYENNRGHYDLVSANGNDFVIVYMGWGLGEEEIEWMNDIVSKYPERKAILCLHEYLLVSNNRSPIADEIFEKVVKPNQNVIAALSGHYHDAELKVDQLDDNGDGIPDRNVYQMLADYQGAPEGGLGYIRLMQFDMANNKLHIKTYSPYLDDYNYYDPETEQGKDEFSLDLGLAPTTKRVATDYIGVNVYTDQKIGSKANVASGREASVEWKGLSNESYYQWYAKAEDQYSGSALSDIWGFSTGASAPGEQTPGNGGGSGSSNPGVPAGNDSVTKPAAPISNGQITLHPSSDGTYRAEAQELEQATDSASGGKVVITLDGKQEQDGEFGVYLPASAAKKAKANDLSMVISSPWLKVTIPADSLPEEWGKADQLLLRFSTLYHNAAKQMLSDSLSKSLYYSNPEIVQSLRIFMLQGENEMEVQVFGSPVTMDRTLTAEQQKRIQSEYAGVYLLGQEIEYKGGRFVAGTVTFETEHPGLYAILEYHKTFKDMKDSWAEDYVNTLAAKHLIEGMDDENYGPALQVSRGDFITLIMRAAGLDSSEKTAVYADVPTHAYYAAAVAQATELGIVQGNGNLFRPKDSISREEAAVILMKAQQVLFMEKQQSTVQEAFADQGQVSAWAQDAVEHVNALGLMTGKAHLRFDPKGKVTRAEMAKIVYMLIHN from the coding sequence TTGAACAGAAGAAGGATTCTTCAGCGAAGTATTGCAATCGCTTTATTAAGCAGCATGATCTTGACAACCGGGATGCCTTTCACATCACTGCCAGCAGTTCATGCAGAAAGCCTGCCGCAGGAAGACAGCCAGGAACAGACACAAGTCACTCAAGCTGTAAACGTTCAGGTAGACCACACCCCGGCTGATTGGATTTACGAAATGCAGAACTATACCGTTACCACAACGGTATATGGCACCGACCAGCCGTGGACTGGACGAATCACTTATTCGGTAGATGGCCAAATGTATGCTCCGGTAGAACTTGTATCCGCAGCGCAGAGTCCAGATACCTACGCGGGGGACATTCCTGGTGAGACTTTGGTCGGAAGCGAGTTAAACTATGCCATTGACATTACGGATGAGGTAGGAAATATCATTCAATCTACAGGATACTCAACGGCAATTCGACCTTCCATGTCCCACATGCAGCAGTCCTCAGGACCAGAGCTGCTGATTACTGAGATGGTACCGGATACGACCAATTTGCCTAACGTCAGCTCTGATGCGTACGAGTTCGTTGAGGTCTACAATAATACGGATCATGACATTAACTTCAAAGATTATTATTTCTTCTACAATAATAAGGATAATTGGAAGACAGAAGAAGATGCGGATATCATCATTCCTGCTCGAAGCCCGGCCGTATTCTGGATTTTGAACGGAAGCAACAACGATCTTACGGCAGAGCAATTCAATGACAATTACGGAACAGCCCTGATCGAAGGGGAGCGCTTATTCCGTATTCAGGGCGGAGGTGGCATGGCGAACGGAAGCGCCAGGTCACTTGTGATTAAAAACCAAATGAGCGAAAGTATTGTTGCCGCAGCTTATGAACCGGCTCAGGTTAAAGCGAATATGGGGATCTTTTTCAAGTATCCGGCTGCCGGAAGCATGCAGATGAGCGTCTTGGAGAATTCCGGGAAAGTTGCTGCCACACCAGGAGTCATTGATCCTGAACAAGCCGTTCCACCTGTTGTGGATGAAGGATCTCAAACCGAAATTGTGCATATGGTTCCAACTGCTGCCTTGGCCATTCAGGATTTTGAAGTGAAAGCGCAGATTAAAAACCTGGGGACAAATGCGGATGGGACCAAACCTTCAGTCAAGTTGTTATACAAAACGCCTTCCCAACAGAGATTCACCGTCATCACCATGACTAATGTAAATGACACAGACGAGTATATCGCAACGATTCCGGCGTCTGTACTTACAGAGCCTGAACTGCAATACCGGATACAAGCAGGTAATCTGGACAAGCCATATTCTGCACAGGTTCAATTGGGTGCATTCGATCCGTCCAAAGCACCAACGCTGCTTATTACTGAGCTTGTGCCGAATACGGCGAACGTACCGGGGACGTCCACGGATGCCTATGAGTATATCGAGGTATATAACAATACGGACCAACCGGTTAATTTTAAAAACTACAGCCTGTACTATCGTTATCCTGATAAAGGACCAAGTGCCGACGTGGAATGGGGAGCCGTTAATCCGGATTTTGTTATTCCAGCGCAACAATCGGTTGTATTTTGGATTAAAAATAACTTAAACACGGCCTATACCGTGGAGGAATTCAACCAATTTTACCAAACCAATCTAATCCCAAATGCTACACTGCAATCGATCCAGAGTGATGGCATGGCGAATTCCGGACGCAGAGCGCTCGTGATCAAAACGAATACAGGCAAGGAAATTTCTTCTGCCTATTATGATGCCGATCAGACTTATGAAGAAGGTACCAAAGGGGATGAAACGAAGGAAGACAGGGCGATCACTTACACCTACCCTGTAAATGGAAGCACAATGATGATCAAATCAAGTTCGGGTTTGCAATCTCCATCGCCAGGCGGCATCACGCCGGAGCAGGTTCCTGCCGTACCCATTCATATGGAGTCGGACGCAGTCCCGCCAACGGTTCAGGACATGACGAACATGACAGAAGTTGACCAATCCGAGGGATTGGAACTCATCGTCGATGCCAGAGATAACCGCGAAGTGACGTCTGTGGAAGTATTCATCCGCTCTGACAAACAGGCTGAATTCACGGCACATCGTTTGACGGAAGATTACGATGACACGATGTACCATTATAAAATGACATCAGCTGATCTCATCGGACGCAAAACCATTGAGTATTACTTTGTCGCTTCTGATGGCATTAACGAAACGAGAACGGAAACGACCAGCATATCCGTGACCGGTGGAGTAGGCGATGAATCGCTTCGCCTGAATGTTAAAGATGAGGATATCATTCAAGGTGTCCATACAATTAAAGGAACCTCGCAAACGGAGGGTATGGATGCTCGCCTTACCATCGACGGCAAAGCTTTACCCGAAGGTGAAACCTTCGCTGCGCTTGAACATGATGCATACTTCGTATTCGAAGCAGTTAACGTCGATTATTATTTCAAAAACGCAGTAACGATGGGGCCGTCGGAACTGGGGGACGAATCGATTCTCTATACGTTCATGAACCCAATTACGAGCTATACGACGTTGTCTTTTCCAATTGATTCAGACCGTTTGCTTCAGGGCGACAATGTGATCTATATTCGGGCGGGTTCCAAAACATCGCCGTTTGATCAACGACCGGAGGAGAACAAAGATGACTTTGAAGTCAAAAACGTTCGCTTGCTTTTGGCTGACGGGACTGAAATATGGGATCCGGCCTACGCTGAAAAAGAGAAACAGATCAAAATGGGTGATTCTGCAGGGAAAAACGAATCAATTGGTTTCCATTTCGACCTGAAACCGGAACATCTTACGGCTAAAGCCTATGCATGGGACACAACCCGAGTCCCGGATGGAGCTCATGAAGTAACGGTAACCGATGGTGCAGCGCAAAAAAGGGCCAGAGTCTTGGTGGACAATACGGCACCTGACATCAAGCCGACGGTCGAAGAAGGTAAGACGTACCGTGGAAATTTCGTCATTGATGCCGAAATCAAAGATGCGATAGCCGGTGTGGAGATGGTCAGTGTGAAGCTGGATGACAATGTGATTACTCTCCCGTTAAGATCCTCGTCGGGAGAAATTCAAGGCGGGAAGCATGTCCTGAATATTCAGGCAACCGATAAAGTGGGCAACGTTTCGGAGAAAAACGTGAATTTTGAAGTGCCCGATGAAAATCCACTTCCGCCGGAGTTAGTGGCTCCCAAGCAAAATCAAACGAATGTTGGCTCCGATGCTAACCTGACGGTTAAAGTTCAGGATCCAAGCAACGATGCCATGGATGTGACGTTCTACAAAGGGTACAAATACGATGGAAGCCGGGCCGAAGGTTTTACAGGCTACTTGAATACTTCCGTTACCGAGCCGCCTAAAGAAATGACTCCTCCGGGAGAAAAGGCCATGAATGCAGAGGATTACAAAAAAATTGCTGCGCTCGACGGAACATATCTCGTCAATGATTCGGTAGAGCAGTTCCCTTACCAACGCTTTGAAGTAAAGCTTGATCCATCCGTGAAAAACACGGATCGCGTCGAAATCGAATGGCAGGGCAAGTCACTCGAAGGCAGGAAAGTAAGCTTGTATGCCTGGAGCATGAGCGAGCAAAAATGGATTCAGCTGGATCAAGTCATTGCTGGATCAGAAGATTTTGAATTAAAGGCAGTGGTAAAAGCGGGTGATTACGAGAATGATCATGTTATTCAGGTTATGGTGCAGGACGAACTTACGGAACAGGCTGTCACCACAGGTTACAAACCTGCGCCGGAATCACAGGACCCCTACGATTTTTCATTTGTTTGGATGTCGGATACGCAGTACTACTCCCAGAGCTATCCTCAAATCTATCAAAACATCGTGAATTGGATCGCCGGACAAAAAGAAAATATGAATATCAAATACGTTATTCATACCGGGGATGTCGTTGATAAGGCAGATCAGGAATACCAGTGGATTGAAGCGGATAAAAATATGAAGGTGCTTGAGGATGCCTCCATTCCGTATGGAGTATTGGCAGGGAATCATGATGTGGGACATCAGGACAACGATTACGCGAAATTTCAGCAGTATTTTGGAGAGGACAGGTTCAAGAACAATCAGGTATTTGGTGGGTCATACGAGAATAATAGAGGACATTATGATTTGGTTTCAGCGAACGGTAATGACTTTGTCATTGTGTACATGGGATGGGGACTTGGAGAGGAAGAAATTGAATGGATGAACGACATTGTCTCCAAGTATCCGGAACGCAAAGCGATTCTCTGTTTGCATGAGTATCTGCTCGTATCCAATAACCGTTCACCGATTGCGGACGAGATTTTTGAGAAGGTTGTAAAACCGAACCAAAATGTGATTGCTGCCCTTTCCGGACACTATCACGATGCCGAACTTAAGGTTGATCAGCTGGATGATAACGGAGATGGCATTCCTGACCGTAACGTGTATCAAATGCTGGCAGATTATCAAGGTGCTCCTGAAGGAGGACTTGGATATATTCGGCTTATGCAGTTTGACATGGCAAACAACAAGCTCCATATCAAAACGTATTCACCTTATCTAGATGACTACAACTACTATGATCCAGAGACCGAACAAGGCAAAGATGAGTTTAGCTTGGATCTTGGTTTGGCACCAACAACGAAGCGAGTAGCCACCGATTATATCGGGGTGAACGTTTACACAGATCAGAAAATTGGCTCAAAAGCTAACGTTGCGAGCGGGCGAGAAGCTTCAGTGGAATGGAAGGGACTTTCAAACGAAAGCTACTATCAGTGGTACGCCAAAGCAGAAGATCAGTATAGCGGCAGTGCTTTATCCGATATTTGGGGTTTCTCTACAGGGGCTTCTGCTCCGGGGGAACAGACTCCGGGAAATGGAGGAGGTTCGGGTAGCAGTAATCCGGGAGTTCCAGCAGGAAATGATAGTGTGACGAAGCCAGCAGCTCCGATCAGTAATGGCCAAATCACACTCCATCCATCTTCTGATGGAACCTATCGTGCTGAAGCACAAGAGCTGGAGCAAGCCACCGATTCAGCGAGTGGAGGGAAAGTAGTCATTACGCTTGATGGCAAACAAGAGCAGGATGGGGAGTTTGGCGTATATCTTCCTGCCAGCGCGGCGAAAAAGGCGAAAGCTAATGACCTTTCCATGGTAATCTCATCACCGTGGTTAAAAGTTACGATCCCGGCTGATTCTCTGCCGGAAGAATGGGGAAAGGCAGATCAGCTGCTGCTGCGTTTCAGTACTTTATATCATAACGCTGCGAAGCAAATGTTAAGTGACAGTTTGAGTAAGTCATTATATTATTCAAATCCAGAGATTGTACAATCACTTCGCATATTTATGCTTCAGGGCGAAAACGAGATGGAGGTTCAGGTATTCGGCAGTCCGGTCACGATGGATCGAACATTGACGGCAGAACAGCAAAAGCGGATTCAATCGGAGTATGCAGGCGTTTATCTGCTCGGACAAGAAATCGAATACAAAGGCGGCCGCTTCGTAGCCGGAACTGTAACATTTGAAACGGAGCACCCAGGTTTGTACGCGATCTTGGAATATCATAAAACATTTAAGGATATGAAAGACTCCTGGGCAGAAGATTACGTCAATACATTGGCGGCCAAACATCTTATTGAGGGAATGGATGATGAGAACTACGGTCCTGCCTTGCAGGTAAGCCGAGGGGACTTCATTACCTTAATTATGCGTGCTGCTGGGTTGGATTCTTCAGAAAAAACTGCGGTTTATGCCGACGTACCAACCCATGCATATTACGCAGCAGCCGTTGCTCAGGCGACCGAACTTGGTATTGTGCAAGGAAACGGTAATCTCTTCAGGCCAAAGGATTCGATCAGCCGCGAGGAAGCAGCCGTGATTTTGATGAAAGCTCAGCAAGTATTGTTTATGGAGAAACAGCAATCCACGGTACAAGAAGCGTTCGCTGACCAAGGCCAGGTATCTGCTTGGGCTCAAGATGCTGTCGAGCATGTGAATGCACTCGGACTGATGACGGGCAAAGCTCACCTTCGGTTTGACCCGAAAGGCAAAGTTACACGTGCAGAAATGGCTAAAATAGTGTATATGCTGATTCATAATTAA
- a CDS encoding alkaline phosphatase produces the protein MKLSKKVLPAAALSLVFAASTVLSAGQANAVQAVSVETKKIKNIIFLIGDGMGTAYTSAYRYMKDDPSTKVMEKTVFDHYLVGAQMTYPDDDTQNVTDSASAATAMSAGVKTYNAAIAVDNDHTEVKTVLEQAKENGKSTGLVATSEITHATPAAFGAHDISRKNMDAIADDYYDELINGKHKVDVLLGGGKTNFVREDRDLTNEFEKVGFSYVTDRSALLKDTNKQILGLFADGGMDKLIDRTSETPSLAEMTNTAIDRLSSNENGFFLMVEGSQIDWAGHDNDIVGAMSEMEDFAAAFEAAIDFAKEDGETLVVATADHSTGGLTLGKDGEYNFFVDPIKAAVRTPDYMAAQIAKGASVEETLKSYLKLELTSEEIQSVKTAAKDADVTTIDNAIEAIIDNRSFTGWTTGGHTGDDVPVYAYGPASHRFSGLIDNTNNAEIIFDILKKHK, from the coding sequence GTGAAATTATCCAAAAAAGTACTTCCTGCGGCTGCACTCAGCCTGGTCTTTGCCGCTTCTACTGTCTTGTCTGCGGGTCAAGCCAATGCGGTACAAGCCGTTAGTGTAGAGACAAAAAAAATCAAGAATATCATCTTCCTCATCGGTGACGGCATGGGAACGGCTTATACTTCCGCTTACCGTTATATGAAGGATGACCCTTCGACTAAGGTCATGGAGAAAACGGTATTTGATCATTATCTTGTGGGCGCTCAAATGACCTATCCGGATGACGACACACAAAACGTTACGGACTCGGCTTCCGCGGCGACCGCAATGTCTGCTGGTGTGAAAACTTATAACGCTGCCATTGCAGTTGACAATGACCATACTGAAGTCAAAACCGTTTTGGAGCAAGCCAAGGAAAACGGAAAATCCACCGGACTTGTAGCTACCTCAGAGATCACTCATGCCACACCTGCCGCCTTCGGTGCGCACGATATTAGTCGGAAGAACATGGATGCAATCGCAGATGATTATTATGATGAATTGATCAATGGGAAGCACAAAGTTGATGTTCTGTTAGGCGGAGGAAAAACCAATTTTGTACGTGAAGATCGTGACTTGACCAATGAATTTGAAAAAGTCGGATTTAGCTATGTGACTGATCGCAGTGCCCTTCTCAAGGATACAAATAAACAGATTCTCGGACTATTTGCTGACGGAGGTATGGACAAGTTGATTGACCGTACGAGCGAAACGCCTTCGCTGGCCGAAATGACAAATACAGCCATTGATCGCCTGAGCTCAAACGAAAATGGGTTTTTCCTCATGGTTGAAGGAAGCCAGATCGACTGGGCGGGTCATGATAATGACATCGTTGGCGCTATGAGCGAAATGGAGGATTTTGCAGCAGCTTTCGAGGCGGCAATTGATTTTGCCAAAGAAGATGGAGAGACCCTTGTCGTAGCAACGGCTGACCATTCCACTGGCGGACTTACGCTCGGGAAAGACGGAGAATATAACTTTTTCGTGGATCCGATCAAAGCCGCAGTACGCACGCCTGACTACATGGCAGCTCAAATCGCTAAAGGGGCTTCCGTGGAAGAAACACTTAAGAGCTATCTCAAACTTGAGTTAACTTCCGAGGAGATTCAATCGGTAAAAACCGCAGCTAAAGACGCAGATGTCACGACGATCGACAATGCCATCGAAGCGATAATTGATAACCGCTCGTTCACTGGCTGGACGACAGGCGGACATACGGGAGATGACGTGCCAGTCTACGCCTACGGTCCGGCAAGCCATCGATTCTCCGGCCTGATCGACAATACGAATAATGCAGAGATCATCTTTGATATTCTAAAGAAGCATAAATAA
- a CDS encoding YkvA family protein, translated as MKQVKWMDKVKAMAREIKRNVFVLYLAYKDPRVSWYAKLFAVGVVAYAFSPIDLIPDFIPVLGYLDDLIIVPLGITIALKLIPQEVIRDCRDKAEEIRKNGKPTNWIVGGLFIFIWIVFAIWIGLICYKLFI; from the coding sequence ATGAAACAAGTTAAATGGATGGATAAAGTAAAAGCCATGGCGCGGGAGATCAAGAGGAATGTATTCGTCTTGTACCTGGCGTACAAGGATCCTCGGGTATCTTGGTATGCAAAATTATTTGCGGTCGGCGTGGTCGCTTACGCATTCAGTCCGATAGACCTGATTCCTGATTTTATTCCTGTTCTTGGGTATCTCGATGACCTGATTATAGTTCCGTTAGGCATTACAATTGCTTTGAAGCTGATTCCACAAGAAGTCATCCGGGATTGCAGGGACAAAGCGGAGGAGATTCGAAAAAACGGTAAACCCACAAATTGGATTGTTGGAGGATTGTTTATTTTTATATGGATCGTGTTTGCCATCTGGATCGGCTTGATCTGTTATAAACTTTTTATTTAG